Proteins from one Elgaria multicarinata webbii isolate HBS135686 ecotype San Diego chromosome 3, rElgMul1.1.pri, whole genome shotgun sequence genomic window:
- the GLT8D1 gene encoding glycosyltransferase 8 domain-containing protein 1 — protein MTFRKVNIFILVLVVVIFLLVLHHNILGLSDLLKGEFSDSSPLGFQPIDFIPEAPQRLTEGPNDKEIPVVITASEDRLGGVIAAINSIQQNTKSNVAFHIVTLNDTVDHLRSWLSKTSLKNVKYQIFDFDPHMLHGKVQVDSEMPDSIKPLTFARFYLPNWVPNAEKAIYLDDDVIMQDDILELYNTPLQQGHAAAFSDDCDSTSNKFAVRGAGNQYNYIGFLDYKKETVRKLSMKASTCSFNPGVFVANLTEWKLQNITKQLEKWMALNVVEEIYSRTLAGSITTPPLLIVFYKRHSNIDPMWNVRHLGSSAGKRYSPQFVKAAKLLHWNGHFKPWGRTASYADVWEKWYIPDPSGKFNLIRRHTDIYEAK, from the exons ATGAcattcagaaaag TAAATATTTTCATCCTAGTACTTGTCGTTGTTATATTTTTGCTAGTGTTGCATCACAACATACTAGGTCTAAGTGACCTCTTGAAAGGCGAATTTTCAG ATTCAAGTCCATTAGGATTCCAACCAATAGATTTTATACCCGAGGCTCCTCAAAGATTGACAGAAGGTCCAAATGACAAGGAAATTCCTGTGGTCATTACAGCATCTGAGGACAGGCTCGGTGGTGTCATTGCAGCCATAAACAGTATTCAGCAAAACACCAAGTCCAATGTGGCATTCCATATTGTCACTCTGAATGACACAGTGGACCACTTGAG ATCATGGCTTAGTAAAACTAGTCTGAAAAACGTGAAATACCAGATTTTTGATTTTGACCCTCATATGCTGCATGGAAAAGTGCAGGTTGACTCAGAAATGCCAGACTCCATAAAACCT CTAACCTTTGCAAGGTTCTATCTGCCTAATTGGGTCCCTAATGCAGAAAAGGCCATTTATTTGGATGATGATGTGATTATGCAAG ATGATATCCTTGAACTTTACAATACCCCACTGCAACAAGGCCACGCAGCTGCATTCTCGGATGACTGTGACTCTACCTCAAATAAGTTTGCAGTCCGTGGAGCTGGAAACCAG tataattacATTGGATTTCTTGATTATAAAAAAGAAACAGTTCGGAAGCTGTCCATGAAAGCAAGCACCTGTTCTTTCAATCCGGGTGTCTTTGTTGCAAATCTAACTGAATGGAAACTTCAGAACATCACTAAGCAGTTGGAGAAATGGATGGCACTTAATGTTGT AGAGGAAATCTATAGTAGGACTCTCGCAGGCAGCATCACTACACCCCCTCTGCTCATTGTATTTTACAAGCGGCATTCAAACATTGATCCTATGTGGAACGTGCGCCATCTTG gttcaagtgctgggaaaaGATACTCACCACAGTTTGTGAAAGCCGCCAAACTACTCCATTGGAATGGGCATTTCAAACCCTGGGGAAGGACAGCATCTTATGCAGATGTTTGGGAAAAATGGTACATTCCTGATCCTAGTGGCAAATTCAACTTGATTCGGAGGCATACTGATATCTATGAGGCAAAATAA